In the Oreochromis aureus strain Israel breed Guangdong linkage group 14, ZZ_aureus, whole genome shotgun sequence genome, one interval contains:
- the si:ch211-151h10.2 gene encoding uncharacterized protein si:ch211-151h10.2 produces the protein MPCLAVTYLKKQGFLGKVEWIGWVWASKWMELVKEVGEGEHAERSRNLQSSAQTRADTQSQHMPWSQIVGTLRAWYGFTPVFVIWSVCQVEALLHPSVLIVDVCWRLLFVCLLLISLGGCIHALKCCLQPGQSQGEPPGTEQEIVTEIRNDQCSRMYQARNPGVNINLILALADSLLLCVLQEPLPDPDVPHIQALLSRLESVSHTLEATDVGSEVGLDEVDQSSVVTEKLKLLHTYLQQRRVSLRALVQVQGDFEASVKNMLQGLDNLWAQLEELHTGVTLFKQETQGHIDLASAQRDTQNLLSVLGDYRNKLLSCQVHLKGSTQLLQELTWGHTHMSNSVNSSSESVWPELLLQSNIEQFDKVQENFTSLEQQISTFQAHLEGLGKENQEKHARSLTHADGAHLYSVPPQTSYHAHSKLSVEHRNSTSSSTSASSVDTGTATKTDNTFSLCQRSARHFSSTIGRRLRISGRKK, from the exons ATGCCTTGTTTAGCAGTCACCTACCTCAAAAAGCAAGGGTTTTTAGGAAAGGTAGAGTGGATAGGCTGGGTGTGGGCATCTAAATGGATGGAGCTGGTAAAGGAAGTCGGggagggagaacatgcagaaaGGAGCCGAAACCTGCAGAG TTCAGCTCAAACACGAGCTGATACGCAGTCCCAGCACATGCCATGGTCCCAGATTGTGGGCACATTGCGAGCCTGGTATGGCTTTACTCCAGTTTTTGTAATTTGGTCAGTCTGCCAAGTGGAGGCACTGCTGCACCCTTCTGTACTGATAGTGGATGTGTGCTGGAGGCTACTCTTTGTGTGCCTTCTGTTGATTTCTCTGGGAGGATGCATCCATGCCCTGAAGTGCTGCCTGCAGCCAGGACAGAGCCAG GGAGAGCCTCCAGGGACTGAACAGGAGATTGTGACTGAAATCAGGAATGACCAGTGTTCACG GATGTACCAGGCAAGAAACCCAGGTGTGAATATTAATCTGATTCTTGCCCTGGCTGACagcctgctgctgtgtgtgctgcAGGAACCTCTGCCAGACCCCGATGTTCCCCACATTCAGGCTCTTCTCTCCAGACTCGAG TCAGTGTCTCACACACTGGAGGCGACTGATGTGGGATCAGAGGTGGGACTGGATGAGGTGGACCAAAGCTCTGTAGTGACAGAGAAACTGAAACTCCTCCACACCTACCTGCAGCAGAG GAGAGTGTCCCTGCGCGCTCTTGTCCAGGTGCAGGGGGACTTTGAGGCCAGTGTGAAGAACATGCTGCAGGGCTTAGATAACCTCTGGGCTCAGCTGGAGGAGCTGCATACTGGGGTCACACTCTTCAAACAGGAGACCCAAGGCCACATAGATCTGGCCTCTGctcagagagacacacag AATTTGTTGTCGGTCTTGGGCGACTACAGGAACAAACTTCTGTCTTGTCAGGTTCATCTGAAGGGCAGCACACAACTACTGCAG GAGTTAACCTGGGGTCACACTCACATGAGcaacagtgtgaacagcagcagtgagTCGGTTTGGCCAGAGCTCTTGCTTCAGTCTAATATTGAGCAG TTTGACAAGGTGCAGGAGAATTTCACATCTCTGGAACAACAGATCTCTACCTTCCAGGCCCACCTGGAGGGACTCGGAAAAGAAAATCAGGAAAAACATGCCAGGTCCCTCACTCATGCTGACGGGGCACATTTATACTCTGTACCTCCACAGACTTCTTATCATGCCCACAGTAAATTGTCTGTGGAGCACCGTAACTCCACCTCTTCCTCCACGTCTGCTTCCTCGGTGGATACAGGTACAGccacaaaaacagacaatacTTTCTCACTGTGCCAGAGGTCGGCACGACATTTCTCTTCCACAATCGGACGACGTCTGCGCATATCTGGAAGGAAGAAGTGA